From one Paenibacillus sp. FSL K6-1330 genomic stretch:
- the tadA gene encoding tRNA adenosine(34) deaminase TadA, whose translation MKEAIAEARKAEELGEVPIGAVIVRGDEVIGRGYNLRETTYDGTAHAEMVAIREASKHLGAWRLLDCRLYVTLEPCPMCAGAIVQSRVPQLIYGTRDPKAGCAGTLMNLLQEPRFNHRTNVIEGVLQEECASLLTQFFRRLRGKI comes from the coding sequence ATGAAAGAAGCCATCGCGGAAGCACGGAAAGCCGAAGAGCTCGGCGAAGTTCCTATCGGCGCTGTCATCGTGCGGGGTGATGAGGTTATTGGCCGTGGATACAATTTGCGTGAAACGACTTATGATGGGACGGCCCATGCCGAGATGGTGGCTATCCGTGAGGCAAGCAAACATCTTGGAGCATGGCGGCTGCTCGACTGCCGATTGTACGTGACGCTGGAGCCCTGCCCCATGTGTGCGGGTGCTATCGTCCAATCGCGGGTCCCACAGCTGATCTATGGCACTCGCGATCCCAAAGCCGGCTGTGCCGGCACACTGATGAATTTGCTTCAAGAACCGCGTTTTAATCACCGTACTAACGTGATTGAGGGCGTGCTGCAGGAAGAATGCGCATCACTACTCACTCAGTTCTTCCGACGTTTGCGCGGGAAAATATAA
- a CDS encoding spore protein, with amino-acid sequence MSKPKAIPVPEAQEQPKQRKDPDRGGQEPLSGSHRAKIRKQDGHFNPEG; translated from the coding sequence ATGAGCAAACCAAAGGCGATTCCGGTACCGGAAGCACAGGAGCAGCCGAAGCAGCGCAAGGACCCTGACCGTGGGGGCCAGGAGCCGCTGTCAGGCTCGCACAGAGCGAAGATCCGTAAACAGGATGGACATTTTAATCCGGAGGGCTAG
- the pdxS gene encoding pyridoxal 5'-phosphate synthase lyase subunit PdxS, with amino-acid sequence METGTSTVKRGMAEMQKGGVIMDVMNAEQAKIAEAAGATAVMALERVPSDIRAAGGVARMADPTIVEEVMKVVSIPVMAKARIGHYVEAKVLESLGVDYLDESEVLTPADEVFHIDKWDFTVPFVCGAKDLGEALRRIGEGASMLRTKGEPGTGNIVEAVRHMRLINSQIRKVRNMSKDELYAEAKNLGVSFDLLKGIHETGKLPVVNFAAGGVATPADAALMMHLGADGVFVGSGIFKSDSPEKFARAIVEATTHYDDYKLIAEVSKNLGTPMKGIEISKLSPAERMQDRGW; translated from the coding sequence ATGGAAACAGGAACATCAACTGTAAAAAGAGGTATGGCGGAAATGCAAAAAGGCGGCGTCATTATGGACGTCATGAATGCGGAACAAGCGAAGATCGCTGAAGCTGCCGGTGCAACGGCAGTTATGGCGCTGGAGCGCGTTCCTTCCGATATTCGCGCTGCTGGGGGAGTAGCACGGATGGCTGACCCAACCATCGTTGAGGAAGTCATGAAAGTTGTATCCATTCCAGTTATGGCCAAAGCTCGTATCGGTCATTATGTCGAGGCGAAAGTGCTTGAATCTCTTGGCGTGGATTATCTCGACGAGAGTGAAGTGCTGACACCGGCGGATGAAGTGTTCCATATCGATAAATGGGATTTCACGGTACCGTTCGTATGCGGTGCGAAGGACCTCGGTGAAGCGCTTCGTCGTATTGGTGAAGGTGCATCCATGCTCCGTACGAAAGGCGAGCCGGGAACAGGTAATATCGTGGAAGCCGTTCGCCATATGCGCCTCATCAACAGTCAAATCCGTAAAGTTCGTAACATGTCGAAGGACGAGCTGTATGCGGAAGCGAAGAACCTCGGTGTTTCCTTTGACCTCCTGAAGGGCATTCATGAGACAGGCAAGCTGCCTGTCGTTAACTTTGCAGCTGGCGGCGTGGCAACACCTGCAGATGCCGCATTGATGATGCATTTAGGCGCTGACGGCGTCTTTGTTGGATCCGGTATTTTCAAATCGGACAGCCCTGAGAAGTTCGCTCGTGCGATTGTTGAAGCGACTACGCATTATGATGATTATAAATTGATTGCTGAAGTATCCAAGAACCTGGGTACTCCGATGAAAGGCATCGAGATATCCAAGCTTAGTCCAGCTGAGCGTATGCAGGATCGCGGCTGGTAA
- a CDS encoding ATP-binding protein, with translation MSIKTKLSMIMSISVLFILLLNITLNYYTTQENLQQDSETKMVMAATQIAITVQQTGFSSAYVDNIFGDMLKVAAVNAAKALDPDINNITNQQLVELSKEIGVTHISLLVRTNDDVVVARSSTPDEIGLSTKNWGYWHTAFLELFQYGKVVSVTEGQRADHFWSGPFEFSTSNPEFIDKWGYYYDSKRNYIIDPYIRNSNIKDFVKITSPDTVVKETLKSNPRILEVTGINPETFGNEYMREDGTDDVHHKLRNRPITFGTYDYGSLDQDAEAVQRAVSTGDNVVFVSTINNKKVLKSFIPIVTENKPTSVISVVMDYEAISSVMREQMISLVAISLVLLEIVIFGSYIVAGYFTKPIQAILGTVNDVSDGHFDRRLEVSSRDELGQLAGRINAMTRNLGNYTSQLKQMVDENQSVKEYLESVINQTADAIHTTDTYERVISVNKAFEQLYGWKAHEVVGRKPALVPPAKEEEEKERIRRLRAGERLPPVETIRLHKDGSTIEVSISTSLVHDENGEVTSMISVSRDVTERNRIEELLRRSEKLNTVGQLAAGVAHEIRNPLTTLRGFLQLQQQTHKVNPDHIDLMLSELDRINLIVSEFLILAKPQAIHFQERDVRLIMGDVISFLDSQAHLYGIEFKLKFTDELTNVHCEENQLKQVFINLLKNAIEAMPDGGSIWIELSRPKGEWVQIDIRDEGQGIPEDLMPHLGEPFITNKETGTGLGLMVSQRIIQGHRGMMEIESEVGVGTKVSIVLPVVQPNAIEN, from the coding sequence TTGTCGATTAAGACGAAATTATCGATGATCATGTCCATATCGGTATTATTTATTCTTCTGCTCAACATTACGCTGAACTATTACACAACCCAGGAAAATTTGCAGCAGGATAGTGAAACCAAAATGGTGATGGCCGCTACTCAGATCGCCATCACGGTCCAGCAAACCGGCTTTAGTTCTGCATATGTGGATAATATATTCGGTGATATGCTGAAGGTAGCCGCGGTCAATGCGGCAAAAGCTTTGGATCCGGATATTAACAATATAACCAATCAGCAATTGGTGGAATTGAGTAAAGAGATCGGCGTCACCCACATATCACTATTGGTCCGGACGAATGATGATGTCGTTGTTGCCCGATCCTCCACTCCAGATGAAATCGGCCTTTCAACAAAGAACTGGGGGTACTGGCATACGGCTTTTCTGGAATTGTTCCAGTATGGTAAAGTCGTCTCCGTTACCGAGGGTCAGCGCGCCGATCATTTTTGGTCAGGACCGTTTGAGTTTTCCACATCCAATCCGGAATTCATTGATAAATGGGGATACTATTACGATAGCAAGCGCAATTATATTATTGATCCCTACATAAGGAATTCGAATATCAAGGACTTTGTGAAGATTACAAGTCCGGATACGGTTGTGAAGGAGACTTTGAAGTCGAATCCGCGAATATTAGAAGTAACAGGCATCAACCCTGAAACGTTTGGCAATGAATATATGAGAGAAGATGGAACGGATGATGTTCACCACAAGCTTCGCAATCGACCGATTACATTCGGCACCTACGACTATGGGAGCCTGGACCAAGATGCGGAAGCTGTGCAGAGGGCCGTTTCTACCGGCGATAATGTGGTGTTTGTCAGTACTATCAATAACAAGAAGGTGCTAAAAAGCTTCATCCCCATCGTAACCGAAAATAAACCGACCAGTGTCATCAGTGTCGTCATGGATTATGAAGCCATCTCCTCCGTGATGAGGGAGCAGATGATCAGTCTTGTGGCCATTTCATTGGTTTTATTGGAAATCGTGATATTCGGCAGTTATATTGTTGCAGGGTATTTTACCAAGCCGATTCAGGCCATCCTGGGGACGGTAAACGATGTGTCGGATGGTCACTTTGATCGAAGGTTGGAGGTAAGCAGCCGGGACGAGCTGGGGCAGCTTGCGGGTCGAATCAATGCGATGACACGTAATCTGGGCAACTATACGAGCCAGTTGAAGCAAATGGTCGATGAGAATCAGTCCGTTAAGGAATATCTGGAGTCGGTCATTAATCAGACAGCAGATGCCATTCATACAACCGATACCTATGAACGGGTTATTAGTGTGAATAAAGCGTTTGAGCAATTGTATGGTTGGAAAGCGCACGAAGTGGTTGGACGGAAGCCTGCACTTGTGCCTCCGGCCAAGGAGGAAGAAGAAAAGGAGCGCATCCGTCGCCTGCGAGCCGGGGAACGGCTTCCTCCGGTGGAGACGATCCGTCTTCACAAAGATGGAAGCACGATCGAGGTCAGTATTAGCACCTCGCTGGTGCATGATGAGAACGGTGAGGTCACCTCCATGATTAGCGTGTCTCGGGATGTGACGGAACGCAATCGGATCGAGGAGCTGCTGCGTCGTTCGGAGAAACTCAATACCGTTGGCCAGCTGGCTGCTGGCGTTGCTCATGAGATCCGGAATCCGCTTACGACCCTCCGTGGATTTCTGCAGCTCCAGCAGCAGACCCACAAGGTTAATCCGGACCATATTGATCTAATGCTGTCGGAGCTGGATCGAATTAACCTCATTGTCAGTGAATTTCTGATATTAGCGAAGCCGCAGGCGATTCATTTCCAAGAGAGGGATGTACGACTCATCATGGGAGATGTCATTTCATTCCTCGACAGCCAAGCTCATTTGTACGGCATCGAGTTCAAATTGAAATTTACTGATGAACTTACCAACGTACACTGTGAGGAGAATCAGCTCAAGCAGGTGTTTATCAATTTGCTCAAGAATGCGATTGAAGCGATGCCCGATGGCGGCAGTATCTGGATTGAGCTTTCAAGGCCGAAGGGCGAATGGGTACAAATCGATATTCGGGATGAAGGGCAGGGCATACCGGAAGATCTGATGCCGCATCTTGGCGAACCGTTTATTACGAATAAGGAGACGGGCACAGGGCTAGGATTGATGGTAAGCCAGCGTATTATTCAGGGTCACCGGGGTATGATGGAAATCGAGAGTGAAGTAGGTGTGGGCACGAAGGTGAGTATAGTTCTGCCTGTAGTCCAGCCGAATGCTATTGAGAATTAA
- the serS gene encoding serine--tRNA ligase has translation MLDVKILRSEYSRVEEALKNRGKSLDLIADFPKLDARRRELLQESESLKNRRNTVSAEVAKLKKNRENADDLILEMRQVSDQIKAMDEEVRELEASISELTLAIPNIPHESVPVGASEEENVEIRRWSEPKAFDFEPKAHWELAQNLSILDFEAGAKVTGSRFTFYKGLGARLERALISFMMDLHSDKHGYEEMLPPYIVNRDSLYGTGQLPKFEEDLFKISDTDYYLIPTAEVPVTNYHREEILNSEDLPKYYVAYSSCFRSEAGAAGRDTRGLIRQHQFNKVEMVKIVHPETSFDELEKMTADAERVLQLLNLPYRVMALCTGDMGFGSMKTYDLEVWLPESGVYREISSCSNIGDFQARRANIRFRPEPKSKPEFVHTLNGSGLAVGRTVAAILENYQQADGSVVIPEVLRPYMGNVSIIEQKK, from the coding sequence GTGTTAGACGTAAAAATATTGCGCAGCGAGTACAGTCGTGTAGAAGAAGCGCTGAAGAATCGAGGCAAATCGCTTGATCTGATTGCGGATTTTCCTAAGCTTGACGCCCGGCGCCGGGAATTGCTGCAGGAAAGCGAAAGTTTGAAGAATCGCCGCAACACCGTGTCGGCTGAAGTAGCTAAGCTGAAGAAGAATCGTGAGAATGCCGATGATCTGATTCTGGAAATGCGACAAGTGTCAGACCAGATTAAAGCGATGGATGAGGAAGTTCGTGAGCTGGAAGCCAGCATATCCGAGCTTACTTTGGCGATTCCGAATATCCCTCATGAGAGTGTGCCGGTTGGCGCTTCGGAGGAGGAGAACGTGGAAATCCGCCGCTGGTCGGAGCCAAAAGCTTTCGATTTCGAGCCTAAGGCACACTGGGAGCTTGCTCAGAATCTGAGTATTTTGGATTTTGAAGCAGGTGCGAAGGTAACGGGTTCACGATTTACGTTCTACAAAGGTTTGGGTGCTCGTCTTGAGCGGGCCTTGATCAGTTTTATGATGGATCTGCACAGCGACAAACACGGCTATGAGGAAATGCTGCCTCCATATATCGTCAACCGGGACAGCTTGTACGGAACAGGACAACTGCCTAAATTCGAAGAGGATTTATTCAAAATTAGCGATACCGACTACTATCTGATCCCAACTGCTGAGGTTCCTGTGACGAACTATCATCGCGAGGAAATCTTAAATAGTGAGGATCTGCCTAAATATTACGTAGCGTACAGCTCATGTTTCCGTTCGGAAGCCGGCGCGGCAGGGCGTGACACACGAGGGCTCATTCGTCAGCATCAGTTCAACAAGGTTGAGATGGTGAAGATTGTACACCCGGAAACATCTTTTGATGAGCTTGAGAAGATGACGGCGGATGCGGAGCGTGTGCTTCAGCTGCTGAATCTTCCTTATCGCGTAATGGCTCTCTGTACCGGGGATATGGGCTTTGGATCCATGAAGACATACGATCTGGAAGTTTGGCTTCCAGAGAGTGGCGTATACCGTGAAATCTCCTCATGTTCGAATATTGGGGACTTCCAGGCTCGCCGTGCCAACATTCGCTTCCGTCCGGAACCGAAGAGCAAGCCGGAATTTGTCCACACCTTAAATGGTTCCGGGCTTGCGGTAGGACGTACCGTCGCTGCGATTCTGGAGAATTATCAACAGGCCGATGGATCCGTAGTTATTCCCGAAGTACTTCGCCCGTACATGGGGAACGTTAGTATCATCGAACAGAAAAAATGA
- the pdxT gene encoding pyridoxal 5'-phosphate synthase glutaminase subunit PdxT, whose translation MKVGVLALQGAVAEHIRSITLAGAEGVPIKKVEQLDCIDGLIIPGGESTTIGKLMRKYDFMDAIRQFSAQGKPIFGTCAGLIVLAERIQGDEEAHLKLMDITVARNAFGRQRESFETDLPVKGIEEPVRAVFIRAPLILEVGAGVEVLSTYKDEIVTARQGHLLAASYHPELTDDYRLHQYFVEMVRSQSTAPQT comes from the coding sequence ATGAAGGTCGGAGTACTGGCACTTCAGGGTGCCGTTGCAGAGCATATACGGAGCATTACGCTTGCTGGTGCCGAGGGGGTGCCGATTAAGAAGGTCGAGCAGCTAGACTGCATTGACGGCTTGATCATCCCTGGCGGCGAGAGCACCACCATCGGCAAGCTGATGCGCAAGTATGATTTTATGGATGCGATTCGTCAGTTCTCAGCCCAGGGTAAACCGATATTCGGAACATGCGCCGGACTGATCGTGCTGGCTGAGCGAATTCAAGGCGACGAAGAGGCTCATCTGAAGCTGATGGACATTACGGTGGCGCGGAATGCATTTGGACGTCAGCGTGAAAGCTTCGAGACCGATTTGCCTGTAAAAGGAATCGAGGAACCGGTACGGGCTGTCTTCATCCGTGCGCCGCTCATTCTAGAAGTGGGTGCGGGCGTTGAGGTCCTGTCCACTTATAAGGATGAGATCGTCACAGCCAGACAAGGACATCTGCTCGCAGCTTCCTATCATCCGGAGCTGACGGACGATTACCGACTTCATCAATATTTTGTGGAGATGGTTCGATCGCAGTCTACGGCACCACAGACGTAA
- the greA gene encoding transcription elongation factor GreA encodes MSDKEVILTQDGLKKLEDELENLKSVKRREVAERIKVAIGYGDISENSEYEDAKNEQAFIEGRIITLEKMLRNARIINNDDINTDVVGVGNTVIVEDLEFGDTMQYTIVGTAESDPLNNKISNESPVGKAIIGKQKGSVVDVNVPAGVIQYKIVDIKK; translated from the coding sequence ATGAGCGATAAAGAAGTCATTCTAACCCAGGACGGTCTGAAGAAACTGGAGGACGAACTTGAGAATCTAAAGTCTGTAAAACGCCGCGAAGTGGCTGAGCGGATTAAAGTTGCCATCGGATATGGTGATATTAGTGAAAACTCCGAATATGAAGACGCTAAGAACGAGCAAGCCTTTATCGAAGGCCGGATTATAACGCTTGAGAAAATGCTCCGCAATGCGCGCATCATTAACAATGATGATATCAATACCGATGTCGTCGGCGTGGGCAACACGGTGATCGTAGAGGATTTGGAATTCGGCGACACGATGCAATATACCATTGTAGGTACGGCTGAATCGGATCCGCTTAACAACAAGATCTCTAACGAGAGTCCTGTCGGCAAAGCGATTATTGGCAAGCAAAAAGGATCGGTTGTAGATGTTAACGTTCCTGCGGGCGTTATTCAATATAAAATTGTAGACATTAAGAAGTAA
- a CDS encoding D-alanyl-D-alanine carboxypeptidase family protein encodes MIDMSVKKNKRQRIQRTLASLMLFNILCFSAAPAVSLAAPNLLATADTTNATEDKATTEKATTNNAKPDKVPSIDQLGLDVSSAVLIEPSTGQVLLSVNADEALPPASMTKMMTEYIVAEKVKQGELAWDDVVTVGENAAKTVGSRIFLAEGDQHTVEELYIAMAVGSANDATVALAERVAGSEAEFVTMMNDTAKKMGLKTAFFINSTGLSRADMPEKYRPAEDKETVMSAMDTALLAKYIVEDHPDFARFTAIQSHKFRDRDTNPIINYNWMLEANKDITNFKKYAYEGLDGLKTGHTNAAKYCFAGTAERDGMRLISVVMGTKSEGARFVESKKVLDYGFDNFEVKEAQAAGATVQGFENVEVKKGKGKEAALVTDKAVTFVVPKGSTGKNITFEAKQDSSSLTAPVAKDTKVGTVTYTYKIEGMKDTQTETVNLITAEEVEKAGWFSLFLRAIGDFFADLFDSIKNLF; translated from the coding sequence TTGATAGACATGTCTGTAAAGAAGAATAAGCGACAACGCATTCAAAGAACGTTGGCATCCTTGATGCTGTTTAATATACTTTGTTTCTCTGCTGCACCTGCGGTTTCACTCGCGGCACCTAATTTGCTGGCAACAGCGGATACAACGAACGCCACAGAGGACAAAGCAACAACCGAGAAGGCGACAACAAATAATGCGAAGCCGGATAAAGTGCCATCGATTGATCAGCTTGGACTGGATGTAAGCTCTGCCGTATTGATAGAGCCATCAACAGGACAAGTCCTACTATCCGTTAATGCTGATGAGGCATTACCACCGGCGAGCATGACGAAGATGATGACGGAGTACATTGTTGCAGAGAAAGTGAAGCAAGGCGAATTGGCTTGGGATGATGTGGTCACTGTAGGGGAGAATGCAGCCAAGACAGTAGGATCACGCATATTTTTGGCTGAAGGCGATCAACATACAGTGGAAGAACTCTACATAGCAATGGCTGTTGGTTCAGCGAATGATGCTACAGTAGCATTGGCGGAACGTGTGGCTGGTTCCGAAGCGGAGTTTGTTACCATGATGAACGATACGGCGAAGAAGATGGGACTGAAGACGGCTTTCTTCATTAATTCAACTGGCCTCAGCCGTGCTGATATGCCAGAGAAATATCGCCCTGCAGAAGATAAAGAAACGGTAATGTCGGCAATGGATACCGCTTTACTTGCTAAATATATTGTCGAGGATCACCCTGATTTTGCAAGATTCACAGCAATACAATCCCACAAATTCCGGGATCGAGATACGAATCCGATCATCAACTACAACTGGATGCTTGAAGCCAATAAAGATATTACCAACTTCAAGAAATATGCTTATGAAGGATTGGATGGTTTAAAAACAGGTCATACCAATGCGGCTAAGTATTGCTTCGCGGGTACCGCTGAGCGTGATGGCATGCGGCTGATTAGTGTGGTCATGGGTACGAAATCCGAAGGAGCCCGTTTTGTAGAGTCCAAAAAAGTCCTTGATTACGGCTTTGACAACTTCGAAGTGAAGGAAGCTCAAGCTGCCGGTGCAACCGTGCAAGGCTTTGAAAACGTCGAAGTGAAGAAGGGTAAAGGCAAGGAAGCTGCACTCGTAACCGATAAAGCAGTCACTTTTGTTGTACCCAAAGGCTCAACAGGCAAGAACATTACCTTTGAAGCCAAGCAGGACTCCTCCAGCTTGACAGCTCCTGTTGCTAAGGATACGAAGGTTGGTACGGTGACCTACACATATAAAATAGAAGGTATGAAGGACACCCAGACCGAAACGGTAAATCTAATCACTGCGGAGGAAGTTGAGAAGGCAGGCTGGTTCAGTTTGTTCCTGCGGGCGATTGGAGACTTTTTCGCTGATTTATTTGATTCCATCAAAAATCTTTTCTAA
- the guaB gene encoding IMP dehydrogenase, translating to MWEDKFSKEGFTFDDVLLVPRKSEVLPKEVDVSTKLSEHVKLNIPLISAGMDTVTEAPLAIAIAREGGIGIIHKNMTVEQQAEEVDRVKRSESGVITNPFSLHANHLVSDAEELMGKFRISGVPIVDENNKLIGILTNRDLRFVHDYNTVISEVMTSENLVTAPVGTTLQDAEMILQKHKIEKLPLVDDDNVLKGLITIKDIEKAIQFPRAAKDAQGRLLVGAAIGISKDTFERAEALVKAGVDVITVDSAHGHHINIIDSVRKLREVYPDLTIIAGNVATGEGTRELIEAGASVVKVGIGPGSICTTRVIAGIGVPQITAIYDCATVAKEYGVPIIADGGIKYSGEITKAIAAGANAVMLGSMFAGTEESPGEAEIYQGRRFKAYRGMGSLAAMKQGSKDRYFQDDDKKLVPEGIEGRVAYKGPLADTIHQLIGGLRSGMGYCGTENLEELRTDTQFIRISGAGLRESHPHDIQITKEAPNYSL from the coding sequence GTGTGGGAAGATAAGTTTAGCAAGGAAGGCTTCACTTTTGACGATGTATTGTTGGTTCCTAGAAAATCCGAGGTACTTCCAAAAGAAGTGGATGTTAGCACCAAATTGAGCGAGCATGTGAAATTAAACATCCCGCTCATCAGTGCTGGGATGGACACCGTAACGGAAGCTCCTTTGGCAATTGCCATTGCTAGAGAAGGCGGAATCGGCATTATTCATAAAAATATGACCGTTGAGCAACAGGCAGAAGAGGTTGATCGGGTTAAACGTTCGGAAAGTGGTGTTATTACGAATCCTTTTTCCCTCCATGCTAATCATCTTGTATCCGATGCAGAGGAGCTCATGGGTAAGTTCCGGATTTCCGGTGTACCGATCGTAGATGAGAACAATAAGCTGATCGGGATTTTGACGAATCGTGATCTTCGTTTTGTTCATGACTACAATACGGTAATCAGTGAAGTGATGACCAGCGAGAATCTGGTGACAGCTCCGGTCGGAACGACTCTTCAAGATGCCGAAATGATCCTACAGAAGCATAAGATTGAGAAGCTGCCTTTGGTAGACGATGATAATGTTCTTAAAGGACTTATCACCATTAAAGACATTGAGAAGGCGATTCAGTTCCCTAGAGCAGCTAAGGACGCTCAGGGTCGCCTGCTTGTAGGTGCAGCGATCGGAATCTCCAAGGATACCTTCGAAAGAGCAGAGGCGCTTGTGAAAGCTGGCGTAGACGTCATTACCGTTGACTCCGCCCACGGTCATCACATCAATATCATTGACTCCGTTCGCAAACTGCGCGAAGTGTATCCGGATTTGACGATTATCGCTGGTAACGTGGCTACAGGCGAGGGCACAAGAGAGCTTATCGAAGCTGGTGCATCCGTCGTTAAAGTCGGAATTGGGCCTGGATCGATCTGTACGACCCGTGTCATTGCCGGGATTGGCGTACCGCAAATCACAGCAATTTATGACTGTGCAACGGTTGCTAAGGAGTATGGAGTGCCAATTATCGCAGATGGCGGTATCAAATACTCAGGCGAAATTACGAAGGCGATCGCAGCCGGTGCAAATGCCGTTATGCTGGGCAGCATGTTTGCCGGTACGGAGGAGAGCCCAGGCGAAGCTGAGATCTATCAAGGACGCCGTTTCAAGGCTTACCGCGGTATGGGTTCCCTTGCTGCCATGAAACAAGGCAGTAAAGATCGTTATTTCCAAGATGACGACAAGAAATTGGTTCCGGAAGGTATCGAGGGTCGTGTTGCTTACAAAGGGCCTTTGGCAGATACTATCCATCAGTTGATCGGTGGATTGCGCTCCGGGATGGGCTATTGTGGTACGGAAAACCTGGAGGAACTACGGACGGACACCCAGTTTATCCGTATCTCTGGCGCAGGACTTCGTGAGAGCCATCCGCATGATATCCAAATTACCAAAGAAGCACCTAACTATTCCTTGTAA
- the lysS gene encoding lysine--tRNA ligase, whose translation MTEEMNNQEQEQELSELLQIRRNKLDELRKLGIDPFGGKYEREHHAGDILKQYDELSKEELEEKQVEVNLAGRIMAKRGMGKASFAHIQDLSGRIQIYVRQDSIAEAQYEAFSILDLGDIIGVKGVLFKTKTGETTIKVKELEVLSKSLYPLPEKFHGLKDVELRYRQRYVDLIINPDVQKTFIARSRIIQSMRRYLDSQGYLEVETPTLHSIAGGAAARPFITHHNALDMELYMRIAIELHLKRLIVGGLEKVYEIGRVYRNEGISTRHNPEFTMIELYEAYADYKDIMALTENMIAHIAQEVLGTQVISYQGHEVDLTPQWRRVSMVDAVKEVVGVDFSVDMSNEEAHRLAKEHKVPVEPHMTFGHILNAFFEQFVEETLIQPTFVTGHPVEISPLAKKNDVDPRFTDRFELFIVAREHANAFSELNDPIDQRQRFEAQMKEKEQGNDEAHEMDEDFLRALEYGMPPTGGLGIGIDRLIMLLTNSPSIRDVLLFPHMRNKE comes from the coding sequence ATGACGGAAGAAATGAATAACCAGGAACAAGAACAGGAGTTAAGTGAGCTTTTGCAAATCCGCCGCAACAAATTGGACGAGCTTCGCAAGCTGGGCATCGACCCGTTTGGCGGAAAATATGAAAGAGAACATCACGCAGGTGATATTCTGAAACAGTATGACGAGCTCTCCAAGGAAGAACTGGAAGAGAAGCAGGTGGAAGTGAACCTGGCTGGCCGGATTATGGCGAAGCGTGGCATGGGCAAGGCTTCTTTTGCTCATATTCAAGATTTGAGCGGCCGGATTCAGATCTATGTTCGCCAGGATTCGATTGCAGAAGCGCAATATGAAGCATTCAGCATCCTTGATCTGGGTGACATCATCGGGGTCAAAGGGGTCTTGTTCAAGACCAAAACCGGTGAAACCACCATTAAAGTGAAGGAACTGGAGGTTCTTTCGAAGTCGCTTTATCCGCTCCCTGAGAAATTCCATGGTTTGAAGGATGTGGAACTCCGTTACCGTCAGCGTTATGTCGACCTGATTATCAACCCAGATGTACAGAAGACCTTCATTGCCCGTTCCCGTATTATTCAATCGATGCGCCGTTACCTGGATTCCCAAGGCTATCTTGAAGTGGAAACTCCGACTTTGCATTCGATCGCTGGTGGTGCGGCGGCACGTCCGTTCATTACGCATCATAATGCGCTGGATATGGAGCTGTATATGCGGATCGCGATTGAGCTTCATCTGAAGCGTCTGATCGTGGGCGGCTTGGAAAAAGTGTATGAGATTGGCCGCGTATACCGGAATGAAGGGATCTCTACCCGTCATAATCCGGAGTTTACGATGATTGAGCTCTATGAAGCCTATGCGGATTATAAAGATATTATGGCACTGACCGAGAATATGATTGCCCATATTGCCCAAGAGGTGCTGGGTACACAAGTGATTTCCTATCAAGGGCACGAAGTTGACCTGACGCCACAATGGCGTCGTGTATCCATGGTTGATGCCGTAAAAGAAGTAGTCGGCGTTGACTTTAGTGTTGACATGTCCAATGAGGAAGCGCATCGTCTTGCAAAAGAACATAAAGTTCCGGTAGAGCCGCATATGACATTCGGCCACATCTTGAACGCGTTCTTTGAGCAATTCGTTGAAGAGACACTGATTCAGCCGACGTTCGTAACCGGTCATCCGGTTGAGATTTCGCCGCTGGCGAAGAAGAACGACGTGGATCCGCGGTTCACGGATCGCTTTGAGCTGTTTATCGTGGCGCGTGAGCACGCGAACGCCTTCTCGGAGCTCAATGATCCGATCGACCAGCGTCAGCGTTTTGAAGCGCAGATGAAGGAAAAAGAACAGGGCAATGACGAAGCGCACGAGATGGATGAAGATTTCTTGCGTGCACTGGAGTATGGCATGCCGCCAACAGGCGGACTTGGTATCGGGATCGATCGTTTGATCATGCTTCTTACGAATTCCCCATCCATTCGTGATGTCTTACTGTTCCCGCACATGCGTAATAAGGAGTAG